The Plasmodium vivax chromosome 7, whole genome shotgun sequence DNA window AGTTAATACTCACATCgataattaacattttaacgctttatatttttttactggCTTTTTTccgagttttttttaaaacatgacgaaaaaaaattattcccaAATAAAGTAGCTATTCCGTTTTGCATTAACAAATCATCAAAatggaatttaaaaaaaaaaaaaaaaaaaaatagtcagctagctagctagctagccaaCCGACGTTAACAGTTAACACATAACACGCGAGAGGCAAAACGTAAATGTGCTTGGAGCATCTCCCATATATAACACAAAAAACTGACGCTAACAACTCGCACGCGGGAAGGCCCACAGCGTTTACAAGGTAGGGATGAATTCGCccttgcgaaaaaaaatacaaaggaAAAATGCGGCGTCCAAATTTGCAACAGGCACCTCCGCCGCCAACCGACCTCTCCCCCCGTCCGAATGAACCGCTCCGGTGAGAAGCACAATTGTTGATGGTGTCCTTTAGGACCGCCCCGAACGTTTTCACGCTGACTGCTGTCCACGcgcgggggaagaaaataGCTCACGTTCGCGCGTTCGCACGTTCGCACGTACGCACGTACGCATTTCCCACAAGTACTTCCCCAAaacgcttcttcctccccctatTGCCTCATTTGtccttttcgtaaaaataaaacaacgTCGTTTCCCTATTCATGGACTCCCTCTCCTTGGAAGTGCCCTCAAGAAagtatttgtaaatttttttttccttgttcgTGAGTCCTTCCAGGAAGTACGAATTTAACTTCGTTTTgttgtttattaaaaaatgtatcctcgttttttctgcctttctCAAAATGTCATAAAAATTGGTGGAGGGCCATTCATTGACTGGCAACAAATTGCACAGCTCGTATGCGGTTTCGAAATAAAACTGGTTGAACAGCCCTATGGTAACAGACACAGGGTCAAACTTCAGTGTCTCGATGATGTCATAGTAGGAAGGGAACTTTATCTTAATGACATTCTTTTTGTATAACTTTACTGCAAAAAAGAGAGTCAGCCGAATTTCATCTTCTGCATTTAGCTTGTCTTCCCTTaacccatttttatattccaaaTATGCTTCATTGCTGAGCAGCGACAATCCGTATATGTCAACCAAAGGCACACAAGGAATTTCAACCAAGTCGATGAAACTGAACGGGGTGTTGATGTCTTTTATGATTTCTTCAAACTCTATGAAATTgctatttaattttatatttttttctatttcttcattcatttttatggaaTGTGTCTAGTGAGCACATGCATGGGGGAATAGGGGATGAGGGGAGTTTCCGTGGTGCGTGCGACCGGGCAAGGTGCATATTCAGGTGGCGGTTCAAGCGAACTGTCAAACGGGCTGGTGCATTTGCGTGCAGCGCCTCTCATTCGATGGGACGTGTAGCATTTCTGTTCGTTTGAAATCATGGTGCGCGGGTGCAGACGATGCAGACGATGCGGACAAAGCGGACGATGCGGACGATGCGAACAACGCAGACGATACGGAcgttttctttattatgCTAATTTGTGTGGGAAAATAGACTTTTCCTTTGCAGATCGGCGGGCTTGCTGGTCGGTTCGATGGTCGATTTGGTGGTCGATTTGGTGGTCGGTTTGATGGACGGTTTGTTGGTCAGTTTGATGGACGGTTTGATGGTCGGCTTACTGCTCCGTTTGCTGGTCGGCTTCCTGCTCGGCACCTGCGTCACTTTCTCCCCTTCGAATAATATCAACTTCTTCACACAGTAACGCTTACCTGGTTGTGTGCCGACCTGTTCGCGCGTCACCATTTCCAGGCAGTGAAGGCCGGGTGGAGGAGGGGATGCGCCAGACGCGAGCCTATGCTATATGGGGAAGAATGCGTATGCCCCTACACGAGTGTGAGGTGCGCACAAGTCCACATGCGCAGAAGTCTACATGCACACGTTCATGCGTACATTTATGtttacatttatgtgtacattCAATCGTACATTCATCGTGTGGGCGAGCTATGCCATTATGACATAGTTATGGGGCCGTCTGGCAACGTTGCATTTGGGAGCTGCGTTAAAAGCGGCAGAGCGGGGGGAAAGCACCGGTGCGAGCAGGCCGCTAACCCTTTTTACATGGGCCAGCTCTGACACACAGGGAGGCACCCCCTTATGATATCTCTCCGCGTAGTGCGCGTGCGAATCGCCTGCCCGGGTGGAAACGGGATTGTGAAGGGGGAATAAAGGCACAAGCACGAGGATGTACGTGTTTGAACGCGTTTGTACGCGTGTTTGCGCTTGTGTAAGCGTACTTATCCGCTTAACGGGGAAGCGCGCGAatgtgcatacgtacgtacatgcatacagGCATACAGGCATACAAACATACaagcatacatatatgcatacatacatacatac harbors:
- a CDS encoding hypothetical protein, conserved (encoded by transcript PVX_099165A): MNEEIEKNIKLNSNFIEFEEIIKDINTPFSFIDLVEIPCVPLVDIYGLSLLSNEAYLEYKNGLREDKLNAEDEIRLTLFFAVKLYKKNVIKIKFPSYYDIIETLKFDPVSVTIGLFNQFYFETAYELCNLLPVNEWPSTNFYDILRKAEKTRIHFLINNKTKLNSYFLEGLTNKEKKIYKYFLEGTSKERESMNRETTLFYFYEKDK
- a CDS encoding hypothetical protein (encoded by transcript PVX_099170A) — translated: MVTREQVGTQPGKRYCVKKLILFEGEKVTQVPSRKPTSKRSSKPTIKPSIKLTNKPSIKPTTKSTTKSTIEPTSKPADLQRKSLFSHTN